GCGTTCGGGAAGGCGAAGAACATCGCCGCCAGGTCGATCGCGTACGTGCCCAGGAGAACCGGCCGGGACCAGGCGTACCGCGCGCCCTCCACGATCCCGCGCAGCGAGGGCCGGTCCGCGTCGTGCGCGGCCGGCGCGGGCGCCAGCCGCAGACACAGCAGGACGGACACGGCGAACGTGCCCACCGTCACCGCGTACGCCGTCGAGTGCCCCGCGAACGCCACCACCAGACCCGCCAGCGAGGGCCCGGCGATAGCGCCGACCTGCCAGCGCAGCGAGTTCAGCGCGGCCGCAGCGGTCTGCTGGTCGTGCGGCACGATCCGGGCCATCAGCGAGTCCAGCGCCGGGCGCTGGAGCCCCGCGAGTGCCGACACGCCCGCCGCCACCACGTACAGCGGCCACAGCGCAGGCTCCGGCGCCACCGCGTTCACCAGCAGCACCACGGCCAGCAGGCCGAGTCCCGCCTCCGTGCCGAGGATGACCTTCCGCCGGTCCACCGCGTCCGCCAGCGCGCCGCCGTACAGCCCGAAGACCACCAGCGGGACCAGCTCCACCGCACCCATCGCGCCCACCGCGAGCGGCGAACCGGTCAGCTCCTTGATCTGGAGCGGCAGCGCGACCAGCGCCATGAAGCTGCCGAAGTACGTGACGAGACCCTGGACCCAGAGCAGCCGGAAGTCGCGCGACGAGCGCCACGGCGAGAGGTCGGGGAGAACGGAGGAGAGGGACACGGGGCGCCATGCTCCGCGCCGCCGGAACCCGCGGCAACCGAATTACCGCGCCGTGGGGTGCGGTGTCACCAGCGTGCGGGCGGTGGGGACGTCAGCTGGTCCGCGAGCCGGGAGAGCCGGTCGCGGAAGCCGCGCCGCGCGCCCGGCGCCACCGTGGGCAGGCCGTTCTCGCCGGTCGCCGCGCTCACCAGGTGCTGCACGGTGTCGAGGTCGACCTCCGCCGCGCCCTCGGCCACGGTCAGCGTCTCGTGCGCGAGGCCGTGCACCTCCGCGTCCCCGCCGTCGAGCGACAGGACCGTCGCCCCGGCCCGGCGGGCGTCGTGCACCCGTTCCAGGAGCGGCGCGTCCGGCCGCCGGGGCGCCACCATCAGCAGCGTCGATCCGCGTCCGGCCGACTCCAGGCGGCTCAGGCCCACCGCGAGATGGGCCGGGTCGCCGGGCCGTGCCCGGTGCCGCACCAGCGTCGGCGCCAGCTCGGGCCGGCCGGACCAGGCCGCCTCGTCCACCAGGTGCGCGGCCAGATGCCACGGCTCGTACTGCGCCGTGCCCACCAGCAGCAGACCACCGCCGTGGGGCAGCACCGAGGAGCGCAGGGCACCGGCGAACCGGCGGGCCGCCGCCGGCCACTCGGTCCCCGCCAGCACTTCACGCAGCAACGCGACACGTACGGCATCCATGGCACCGCATCCTGCCGTCGGCCCGGCCCGTCCGCCGCCGGTTCCGGGCACCTCACCCGTACGGGAAACCGACCGCGGCCCGTCACCCGCCGCCGACCGGCCAGTAATGTCGGGGCCATGACTTCCACTGACAGTGCGCAGAAGGCTCCCGCCAAGGACCCGTGGGACCTCCCGGACGTCTCCGGGCTCGTCGTCGGCGTCCTCGGCGGCACCGGTGACCAGGGCCGGGGCCTCGCCTACCGGCTCGCCCGCGCGGGCCAGAAGGTGATCATCGGGTCCCGGGCCGCCGAGCGGGCCGAGACCGCCGCCGCCGAACTCGGCCTCGGCATCGAGGGCGCGGACAACGCCGAGTGCGCGCGGCGCAGCGACATCGTGATCGTCGCCGTGCCGTGGGACGGGCACGCCAAGACGCTGGAGTCGCTCCGCGACGAGCTGGTCGGCAAGCTCGTCGTCGACTGCGTCAACCCGCTCGGCTTCGACAAGAAGGGCGCGTACGCGCTGAAGCCGGAGGAGGGCAGCGCTGCCGAGCAGGCCGCCGCCCTGCTGCCGGAGTCGCGGGTCACCGCCGCGTTCCACCACCTGTCCGCGGTCCTGCTCCAGGACGAGTCGATCGAGGAGATCGACACGGACGTGATGGTGCTCGGCGAGGTCCGTGCCGACACCGACCTCGTGCAGGCGCTGGCCGGCCGCATCCCCGGCATGCGCGGCGTCTTCGCGGGCCGTCTGCGCAATGCCCACCAGGTCGAGTCGCTGGTCGCCAACCTGATCTCGGTGAACCGCCGCTACAAGGCCCACGCGGGCCTGCGCGTCACCGACGTCTGACCGACGCGCCCGGCCGAGGCCGGGCCGACGCCCGCCGGACACGTCCGGCCGATGTCGGGCCGGAACGGGGCATGGGGGACACTGGACGGGCACCGCACGCCGTACCCGGACAGGAGCCGACCCCCATGCCCCGCCTCGCTCTGTACGCCCTCGTCGTCTGCGCCCTCGCGGTGACGGCGGCCGTCGTCTCCTTCGTCTCGGGCAGCTGGCTCGGCGTGATCTGGGTGCTGCTCGCCGGTCTGTCCTCCAACATGGCCTGGTACTACATCCGCCGGGCGAAGACCGCGGCCGCGCAGTCCTGACGCCCGTGCGGGCCCGTCAGACCCCGCAGACCTCCGGTGCCGTCTCCCAGAAGCGGTACAGCTCCCAGCCGCAGGACCGGTCGAACGGCCGTACCCCGAGGGACTGCAGCAGCGCGTCGATCCCGTCGAAGAAGGCCCCGCCGATCGCCGGGACGAACAGCAGCGCGATCACCACGAAGAAGCCGTACGGCGCGTACGGCTCGATCTTCCGCCGGAAGCCGTGGCTGAGCCACGGCTCGACCACGCCGTAGCCGTCCAGCCCCGGCACCGGCAGCAGGTTCAGCAGCGCGGCCGTGATCTGGAGCATCGCGAGGAACGCGAGCGCGTACCGGAAGGCGAGCGGCACCCCGTCGAGGGCGTCCAGCCAGAACGGCGCCGTGCAGACGACCGCGAACAGCACGTTCGTCAGCGGGCCGGCCGCCGAGATCAGGCTGTGTCTCCAGCGGCCCCGGATCCGGTGCCGTTCGATGAACACCGCGCCGCCCGGCAGACCGATGCCGCCCATGATCACGAACAGCAGCGGCAGGATGATGCTCAGCACGGCGTGCGTGTACGCGAGCGGATTCAGCGTCAGGTAGCCCTTCGCGCCGACCGTCAGGTCGCCGCTGTGCAGCGCGGTGCGGGCGTGCGCGTATTCGTGCAGACAGAGCGAGACGATCCAGGCCGCCGACACGAACAGGAAGATCGCCACGCCCGGCGAGGACGCGAAGTCCGTCCACACCGCCCAGCCGCTCACGGCCATGACGGCGAGGATCGCCAGGAAGACCGGGCTGATCCGGCGTTCGTGCCTGCGCGTGGTCGCCGTGGGCATTGGGCGGCTCCTCGGGCTCGTGCGGGTGGAGGTGGCGCGGTTTCGGTGGTGCGGGTCCTTCATCATCGGTGCTCGTCGTGCCGGTCGAACGTTCCGCGGGGGCCGTGGAGTTCCTGGCGTGGCGACCTCTCGCCGTTCCGCCGGCGGCGGACGGGGAGAATGGGGGGCGTGCGCTACTCCGTCCTCGGTTCCACGCAGGTCCACACGGCCGACGGGACGCCCGTCCCGGTCGGCGGGCCCCGGCTGCGGGCCCTGCTGACCGCGCTCGCGCTGCGCGCGGGGCGGGCCGTCCCCGTCGGCGTCCTGGTGGCGGAGGTGTGGGACGGCGACCCGCCGGCCGACGGGGTCGCCGCGCTCCAGGCGCTCGTCGGACGCCTTCGCCGGGCCCTCGGCCACGACACCGTCGCCTCGGCGGAGGGTGGCTACCGGCTCGCGGCCGAGCCCGGCGACGTGGACCTGTTCCGGTTCGACGGCCTGGTCGGCGAGGGCGTACGGGAACTCGCGGCCGGCGACCCCGAGCAGGCGGCGCCGCTGCTCGACGAGGCGCTCGGGCTCTGGCGCGGGCCGGTCCTCGCCGACCTGCCGGACCGCACGGCGGAGGCCGCCCGCTGGGAGGCCCGCCGGCTGGCGGCCCGCCGGGCCCGCGCGGAGGCCGTACTGGAGCGAGGCGGCGCGGAGTCGGCGCTTCCGGAGCTCGCCGCGCTCACCGCGGAGCACCCGCTCGACGAGTCCCTCCAGGCCCTGCGCCTGCGCGCGCTGCGCGCGGCGGGCCGCCCCGCGGAGGCGCTCCAGACGTACGACGCCGTCCGCCGCCTCCTCGCCGACCGGCTCGGCGCCGACCCCGGCCCCGAACTCCGCGCCCTCCACGCGGAGCTGCTGTCCCCCGGGACGGAGCACACGGTGCCGCCCGCCGGTCCGTCCGGCCCCGGCGGCCCGGGCGGCTCGGCGCCGCAGCCGGGCGTCGGCCCTGTGGGCCCGGCCCCCGTGGGCCCGGCCCGTGCCGGAGCACGCGGGACGGGGCTCAGGCACACGGTGCCGCCCGCCGGTCCGTCCGGCCCAGGCGCCCGCGGCGAGGCGCCGCCGGTCTTCGGTGGTACACCGGCCGGCCAGGCGTCGCCGCCGGACGCCGGCGCTGCCGCCCCGGCCCGTGCCGGAGCCCCGGGGACGGAGCACGTGGTGCCGCCCGCCGGACCGCCCGGCCCCGGCCCGGCCGCCCAGGCCGCCGCCGGGTCCGGCGGCCTGCCCCTCGGCGCCGGCCACGCCACCCCCGCTCCGCACCCCCGTCCCACCCCGCACACCCCGCCCCTCGGCAACCTCCGCGCGCGGCTCACCAGCTTCGTCGGGCGGGAGGACGACATCGCCGCCCTCCAGGAGGACCTGCGGACCGGCCGGCTCGTCACCCTCCTCGGCCCCGGCGGCGCGGGCAAGACCCGGCTCTCCCAGGAGGCCGCCGACCGCGTCGGCGGAGCCTGGCCCGACGGCGTCTGGCTGGTCGAACTCGCCTCCGTCACCGACCCGGAAGCCGTCACCGAGGCCGTCCTCGGCGCGCTGGGCGCCCGCGAGAC
This sequence is a window from Streptomyces sp. HUAS YS2. Protein-coding genes within it:
- a CDS encoding MFS transporter, whose product is MSLSSVLPDLSPWRSSRDFRLLWVQGLVTYFGSFMALVALPLQIKELTGSPLAVGAMGAVELVPLVVFGLYGGALADAVDRRKVILGTEAGLGLLAVVLLVNAVAPEPALWPLYVVAAGVSALAGLQRPALDSLMARIVPHDQQTAAAALNSLRWQVGAIAGPSLAGLVVAFAGHSTAYAVTVGTFAVSVLLCLRLAPAPAAHDADRPSLRGIVEGARYAWSRPVLLGTYAIDLAAMFFAFPNAVFPFLADELDADWSLGLMYAAGSVGSLLVGLTSGWTSKVRRHGLLVAGGAAGWGLAIAAAGWFSNVWLVLVCLAFAGAGDMLSGLGRSTIWNQTIPEELRGRLAGIEVLSYSVGPQLGQLRAGAMAGWTGTRASVWTGGVACVASVAVLAAALPRLLAYDAATDEDAARRKAERDTVGQ
- the npdG gene encoding NADPH-dependent F420 reductase → MTSTDSAQKAPAKDPWDLPDVSGLVVGVLGGTGDQGRGLAYRLARAGQKVIIGSRAAERAETAAAELGLGIEGADNAECARRSDIVIVAVPWDGHAKTLESLRDELVGKLVVDCVNPLGFDKKGAYALKPEEGSAAEQAAALLPESRVTAAFHHLSAVLLQDESIEEIDTDVMVLGEVRADTDLVQALAGRIPGMRGVFAGRLRNAHQVESLVANLISVNRRYKAHAGLRVTDV
- a CDS encoding site-2 protease family protein, producing the protein MPTATTRRHERRISPVFLAILAVMAVSGWAVWTDFASSPGVAIFLFVSAAWIVSLCLHEYAHARTALHSGDLTVGAKGYLTLNPLAYTHAVLSIILPLLFVIMGGIGLPGGAVFIERHRIRGRWRHSLISAAGPLTNVLFAVVCTAPFWLDALDGVPLAFRYALAFLAMLQITAALLNLLPVPGLDGYGVVEPWLSHGFRRKIEPYAPYGFFVVIALLFVPAIGGAFFDGIDALLQSLGVRPFDRSCGWELYRFWETAPEVCGV